A DNA window from Guyparkeria halophila contains the following coding sequences:
- a CDS encoding TolC family protein: MVKRRLFGTGRPAEWALVACLFVGAPLSTAAAADSLPPPPSVGDEGRIHSEPLPDALTFEQILALPLDNQYGVVAARARYERRRAEQQMIRSSNRPQVTVDGRLRYVEPGDLAVENDQHDDHRAGLSLRQKLFDFGRQQDREDAAEARLVGERLSLMDENKRQRLALLRAYFDVLLADQRYQALNERMAILFIRYDRARDRRELGQTSDYDIAVFERDYQAVMLQRARADADRRLTRRHLAEIAGRPGQLPRELEAPGLEPLFEREVPAVGDLIETALDEDLALNALRRLHDGSKSDLAAARSGNLPSVHGEINADYYTREGATRDPFRAGVYLEFPLFRGGARNAEIAAAQAERMDVVARMAEREADIRRYATELVEMIRVNQSIGQQRIDALDNYAELNFMRNQTLYQMEKAADLGDAMAEMSMAKLERMQTTYALAMRWAELALLTDQSLEAVLLGEAGKALEDGDQNTTEETS, from the coding sequence ATGGTGAAGCGGCGACTTTTCGGCACGGGCCGACCGGCTGAGTGGGCGTTGGTGGCCTGCCTGTTCGTCGGGGCGCCGCTCTCGACGGCGGCGGCCGCGGATAGCCTGCCGCCACCGCCGTCGGTTGGCGACGAAGGGCGGATCCATTCCGAGCCGCTGCCGGACGCCCTCACCTTCGAGCAGATCCTGGCCCTGCCGCTGGACAACCAGTACGGCGTGGTGGCGGCAAGGGCGCGCTACGAGCGCCGGCGGGCCGAACAGCAGATGATCCGCTCGTCGAATCGACCGCAGGTTACCGTTGATGGACGGTTGCGTTACGTCGAACCGGGCGATCTCGCGGTCGAGAACGATCAGCACGACGATCACCGCGCCGGCCTATCCCTGCGGCAGAAACTGTTCGATTTCGGTCGGCAGCAGGATCGCGAGGATGCCGCCGAGGCCCGTCTGGTCGGCGAACGGCTGTCGCTGATGGATGAGAATAAACGTCAGCGGCTGGCACTGTTGCGGGCCTACTTCGATGTCCTGCTCGCCGATCAGCGCTACCAGGCGCTCAACGAGCGCATGGCGATCCTGTTCATTCGTTACGACCGCGCCCGCGATCGGCGTGAACTGGGTCAGACCTCCGACTACGATATCGCCGTGTTCGAGCGCGATTACCAGGCGGTGATGCTGCAGCGTGCCCGGGCGGATGCCGATCGACGCCTGACCCGCCGCCACCTGGCCGAGATCGCCGGCCGTCCCGGACAGTTGCCGCGCGAGCTCGAGGCCCCCGGCCTGGAGCCGCTGTTCGAACGAGAGGTGCCGGCGGTGGGTGACCTGATCGAGACGGCACTCGACGAGGATCTCGCCCTCAACGCCCTGCGCCGCCTGCACGACGGCAGCAAGTCCGACCTGGCCGCGGCGCGCTCGGGCAACCTGCCCAGCGTCCACGGCGAGATCAACGCCGATTACTACACCCGCGAAGGGGCCACCCGCGATCCGTTCCGTGCCGGCGTCTACCTGGAGTTCCCGCTCTTCCGGGGTGGCGCGCGCAACGCCGAGATCGCCGCGGCACAGGCCGAGCGCATGGACGTGGTCGCCCGCATGGCCGAGCGCGAGGCCGACATCCGCCGCTACGCCACCGAACTGGTGGAGATGATCCGGGTGAATCAGTCGATCGGGCAGCAGCGCATCGATGCACTGGATAACTACGCCGAGCTCAACTTCATGCGCAACCAGACCCTCTACCAGATGGAAAAGGCGGCCGACTTGGGCGATGCCATGGCGGAGATGTCGATGGCAAAGCTCGAGCGCATGCAGACCACCTACGCCTTGGCCATGCGCTGGGCCGAACTGGCCCTGTTGACCGACCAGTCGCTGGAGGCGGTGCTGTTGGGCGAGGCCGGCAAGGCGCTCGAGGACGGCGACCAGAACACCACGGAGGAAACCTCATGA
- a CDS encoding proline--tRNA ligase, whose protein sequence is MRASQFAINTMKETPAEAEIVSHQLMLRAGMLKKLASGLYTWSPLGLKVLRRVEAIVREEMDAAGALELLMPAVQPAELWEESGRWQQYGPELLRLTDRHGRDFCFGPTHEEVITDYARRELKSYRQLPVNFYQIQTKFRDEIRPRFGVMRAREFVMKDAYSFHADAESLEQTYQLMYTAYSRILERMGLAWRAVVADTGSIGGNASHEFHVLADSGEDAIAYAVDGDYAANVEMAPTFPVDGPRAAPTEAMTEVATPNARTIEDVTAALELPASRTVKTLLVVGSEAPAVALVLRGDHSLNEIKAIKHEAVAEPLTFIDEAEAPKLTGASVGSIGPVGLDTPVIVDFAAAALVDFACGANKNGHHLTGVNWGRDLPEPATADLRDAVAGDRAPGGQGKLDICRGIEVGHVFQLGDKYSRAMNCEVLGEDGKPITPLMGCYGIGVSRIVAAAIEQNFDDRGIRWPQPIAPFTIAIVPIGANKDETVMEKAEAIYADLRARGIEVILDDRGMRPGAAFADWELIGIPLRVVVSPRGLAAGQIEVRRRDAEASEDIAADGLFDWLDAQLA, encoded by the coding sequence ATGCGCGCCAGCCAATTCGCCATCAACACCATGAAGGAAACCCCGGCCGAGGCGGAGATCGTCAGCCACCAGCTGATGCTGCGCGCCGGCATGCTCAAGAAGCTGGCCTCGGGGCTCTACACCTGGTCGCCGCTCGGGCTGAAGGTGCTGCGACGCGTCGAGGCGATCGTGCGCGAGGAAATGGACGCCGCCGGCGCACTCGAACTGCTGATGCCGGCCGTCCAGCCGGCCGAGCTGTGGGAGGAATCGGGTCGCTGGCAGCAGTACGGCCCCGAGCTGCTTCGACTGACCGACCGCCACGGCCGTGACTTCTGCTTCGGCCCCACCCACGAGGAAGTGATCACCGATTACGCCCGACGTGAGCTCAAGAGCTACCGCCAGCTGCCGGTCAACTTCTACCAGATCCAGACCAAGTTCCGCGACGAGATCCGGCCCCGCTTCGGCGTCATGCGCGCCCGCGAGTTCGTCATGAAGGACGCCTACTCCTTCCACGCCGATGCCGAGTCGCTGGAGCAGACCTACCAGCTGATGTACACCGCCTACAGCCGCATCCTCGAGCGCATGGGGCTCGCCTGGCGCGCAGTGGTCGCCGACACCGGTTCGATCGGCGGCAATGCCTCGCACGAGTTTCATGTGCTGGCCGACTCCGGCGAGGATGCCATCGCCTATGCCGTCGACGGCGACTACGCCGCGAACGTCGAGATGGCACCCACCTTCCCGGTCGACGGCCCGCGTGCCGCGCCCACGGAGGCGATGACCGAGGTCGCCACGCCGAACGCGCGGACCATCGAGGACGTGACGGCCGCCCTCGAGCTGCCGGCCTCACGCACCGTCAAGACGCTGCTCGTCGTTGGCAGCGAGGCGCCCGCTGTCGCGCTGGTGCTGCGCGGCGATCATTCGTTGAACGAGATCAAGGCGATCAAGCACGAGGCCGTTGCCGAACCGCTGACCTTCATCGACGAGGCCGAGGCACCCAAACTGACCGGCGCCTCGGTGGGGTCGATCGGCCCGGTGGGCCTGGACACCCCGGTGATCGTCGACTTTGCTGCCGCCGCACTGGTCGACTTCGCCTGCGGGGCCAACAAGAACGGCCACCACCTGACCGGTGTGAACTGGGGCCGCGACCTACCCGAGCCGGCAACCGCCGACCTGCGCGATGCGGTCGCCGGCGACCGGGCGCCGGGCGGTCAGGGCAAGCTCGACATCTGCCGCGGCATCGAGGTGGGTCACGTCTTCCAGTTGGGCGACAAGTACAGCCGGGCGATGAACTGCGAGGTGCTCGGCGAGGACGGCAAGCCGATCACGCCGCTGATGGGCTGCTACGGCATCGGCGTCTCGCGCATCGTCGCCGCGGCGATCGAGCAGAACTTCGATGACCGCGGCATCCGCTGGCCGCAGCCGATTGCGCCGTTCACCATCGCGATCGTGCCGATCGGCGCGAACAAGGACGAGACGGTCATGGAAAAGGCCGAGGCGATCTACGCCGACCTGCGGGCACGCGGCATCGAGGTCATCCTCGACGACCGCGGCATGCGTCCGGGCGCGGCCTTCGCCGACTGGGAATTGATCGGCATCCCGCTGCGCGTCGTGGTCAGCCCGCGCGGACTCGCCGCCGGCCAGATCGAGGTGCGCCGCCGCGATGCCGAGGCCAGCGAGGACATCGCCGCGGACGGGCTGTTCGACTGGCTGGATGCCCAGCTGGCCTGA
- a CDS encoding DUF302 domain-containing protein: protein MRNFLKVSILGAAIMTLSGCGFMSVKDNLDPKAMDVYSNMYDKFVESGGDLGAATVWHMEVAEGLGPDDIKMSIESAAVGSGLMNVGEMPLSKQLELETGEEQKYMNIYQYCSPQIARKAVDFSPYFSAYLPCRIAVVEDDEGRFHLYSLNMDMFVHGGKEMPEEFKKDAMHVRDTMWKMMQSAASGGF, encoded by the coding sequence ATGCGCAATTTCCTCAAGGTATCGATCCTCGGTGCCGCCATCATGACGCTGTCCGGCTGCGGCTTCATGTCCGTCAAGGACAACCTCGATCCGAAGGCGATGGACGTCTACAGCAACATGTACGACAAGTTCGTCGAAAGCGGCGGCGACCTGGGCGCGGCCACGGTCTGGCATATGGAGGTCGCCGAAGGCCTGGGGCCGGACGACATCAAGATGAGCATCGAGTCGGCCGCCGTCGGCAGTGGCCTGATGAATGTCGGCGAGATGCCGCTGTCCAAGCAGCTCGAGCTGGAGACCGGCGAAGAGCAGAAGTACATGAACATCTATCAGTACTGCAGCCCGCAGATCGCCCGCAAGGCCGTCGACTTCAGCCCGTACTTCTCGGCCTACCTGCCGTGCCGCATCGCCGTGGTCGAGGACGACGAGGGTCGCTTCCATCTCTACAGCCTGAACATGGACATGTTCGTTCACGGCGGCAAGGAAATGCCGGAAGAGTTCAAGAAAGACGCCATGCACGTCCGCGACACCATGTGGAAGATGATGCAGTCGGCTGCCAGCGGCGGCTTCTAA
- a CDS encoding efflux RND transporter periplasmic adaptor subunit — protein sequence MKRIQSSWARRLIGPVALLGAGLAAPAWAVEIEGQLGFADRVALSTPVAGVVESVPVRAGERVEAGALLLALDSTPFDQRHRMAAAQIEGLSLAADEAALDAERVQALYDRTVGSDSERALAVIAREQAQGERDRVRAQAALRAWERDQARLEAPFAARILSVDAAVGEVVSPQLTPPTLIEIARADQLLATSRISADQLGSLALGDEVTVARGDDRRTGMVDAIRAFSDGNGPVQYELAVRVERGDGWRAGQSVVLELPDD from the coding sequence ATGAAACGAATCCAATCGAGCTGGGCGCGTCGCCTGATCGGGCCGGTCGCCCTGCTGGGCGCCGGGCTTGCCGCACCGGCCTGGGCCGTCGAGATCGAGGGGCAGCTTGGATTTGCCGACCGCGTGGCCCTGTCGACGCCGGTTGCCGGGGTGGTGGAGTCGGTGCCGGTGCGGGCCGGGGAACGGGTCGAGGCAGGCGCGCTGCTGTTGGCGCTGGATTCGACGCCGTTCGATCAACGCCACCGTATGGCGGCCGCGCAGATCGAGGGATTGAGCCTGGCGGCCGACGAGGCCGCGCTGGATGCCGAGCGTGTCCAGGCATTGTATGACCGCACAGTCGGTTCGGATTCCGAGCGTGCCCTGGCGGTAATTGCACGCGAGCAGGCCCAGGGCGAGCGCGACCGTGTCAGGGCGCAGGCGGCCCTGCGGGCCTGGGAGCGTGACCAGGCCCGGCTGGAGGCGCCGTTCGCCGCGCGGATCCTGTCGGTCGATGCCGCGGTGGGTGAGGTGGTCTCGCCGCAATTGACGCCCCCGACCCTGATCGAGATCGCGCGGGCCGATCAGTTGCTGGCCACGTCGCGGATAAGTGCCGACCAGCTGGGTTCGCTGGCGTTGGGCGACGAGGTCACGGTAGCCCGGGGCGATGACCGTCGGACGGGAATGGTCGATGCCATTCGCGCGTTTAGCGATGGCAACGGGCCGGTGCAGTACGAGCTGGCGGTGCGAGTGGAGCGGGGTGACGGCTGGCGTGCCGGTCAATCGGTCGTGCTGGAACTGCCTGACGACTGA
- a CDS encoding DUF4124 domain-containing protein encodes MALAAALVLAFTMSPAEAATIYKSVDDRGNVQFSQTPPKDRPSETVEAGSSDPAPSASTNEENDQETPAVDGDRASDPATEVKVVDREKAREACRQAREQREAVANSGNQLMVQDEAGKYQPMSEAQRTERLERLDAIIDEACSAAEE; translated from the coding sequence GTGGCATTGGCCGCCGCCCTCGTGCTGGCGTTCACGATGAGCCCGGCCGAGGCGGCCACCATCTACAAGTCCGTCGATGACCGCGGCAACGTCCAGTTCTCGCAGACCCCGCCCAAGGACCGCCCCTCCGAGACCGTCGAGGCCGGCAGCTCGGACCCCGCACCCAGCGCATCGACGAACGAGGAGAACGACCAAGAGACACCGGCAGTCGACGGCGATCGCGCCAGCGATCCCGCCACCGAGGTCAAGGTGGTCGATCGGGAAAAGGCGCGCGAGGCCTGCCGCCAGGCACGGGAACAGCGCGAGGCGGTAGCCAACAGCGGCAACCAGCTGATGGTTCAGGACGAAGCCGGTAAGTATCAGCCGATGAGCGAAGCACAGCGCACCGAGCGACTCGAACGGCTCGATGCGATCATCGACGAGGCCTGCAGCGCCGCCGAGGAATAA
- a CDS encoding PhoH family protein, with the protein MINTTRKHRCLFILDTNVLMHDPTALYRFMEHDIYLPMIVLEELDAGKKGQSETARNVRQVSRFLDEMLTDVDITTINQGLPIHTTLHGQPEHAVTPTGRLFLQTREESNDLPVSLPGSRADNQILGITLALQERITDREVILVSKDINLRIKATAVGLKAEDYHNDQVLDDVSLLHTGHETLGPDFWEAHGEALESWQEEGRVFYRIHGVDTAEWYPNLYLRLEAPAPFTAVVRKVEADGSAVLESVTNYQQERHSVWGITARNPEQSFALNALMDPEVDFVSLLGQAGTGKTLLTLAAALTQVLEQKLFTEIVMTRVTIPVGEDIGFLPGTEEEKMTPWMGALMDNLEVLAKTDGGGGSWERAATNDLLQSRIKIRSLNFMRGRTFQNKFVIIDEAQNLTAKQMRTLITRAGPGTKMVCLGNIAQIDTPYLTETSSGLTFVVDRFRGWPHGAHVTLTRGERSRLAEFAADVL; encoded by the coding sequence ATGATCAATACCACCCGCAAGCACCGCTGCCTGTTCATCCTCGATACCAACGTGCTGATGCACGACCCCACCGCCCTCTACCGCTTCATGGAGCACGATATCTACCTGCCGATGATCGTGCTCGAGGAGCTCGATGCCGGCAAGAAGGGCCAGTCGGAGACCGCCCGCAACGTAAGGCAGGTGAGTCGTTTCCTCGACGAGATGCTCACCGACGTGGACATCACCACGATCAACCAGGGCCTCCCGATCCATACCACCCTGCATGGCCAGCCGGAGCATGCGGTGACGCCCACCGGGCGACTGTTCCTGCAGACGCGCGAGGAGAGCAACGACCTGCCGGTGAGTCTGCCGGGCAGCCGCGCCGACAATCAGATCCTCGGCATCACGCTGGCCTTGCAGGAGCGAATCACCGACCGCGAGGTGATCCTGGTCTCCAAGGACATCAACCTCCGTATCAAGGCGACCGCCGTTGGACTGAAGGCCGAGGACTACCACAACGATCAGGTTCTTGATGACGTCTCGTTACTGCACACCGGCCACGAAACCCTCGGGCCGGACTTCTGGGAAGCGCACGGCGAGGCACTCGAATCCTGGCAGGAGGAGGGGCGCGTCTTTTACCGCATCCATGGCGTCGACACCGCGGAGTGGTACCCGAACCTCTACCTGCGACTCGAGGCCCCGGCACCCTTTACCGCCGTGGTACGCAAGGTCGAGGCCGACGGCAGCGCCGTGCTCGAGAGCGTCACCAATTACCAGCAGGAACGACACTCGGTGTGGGGTATCACCGCCCGCAACCCGGAACAGAGCTTCGCCCTGAACGCACTGATGGACCCCGAGGTGGATTTCGTCAGCCTGCTCGGCCAGGCCGGCACCGGCAAGACCCTCCTGACCCTCGCCGCCGCCCTGACCCAGGTGCTGGAGCAGAAGCTGTTTACCGAGATCGTGATGACCCGCGTGACCATCCCGGTCGGCGAGGACATCGGCTTTCTGCCCGGCACCGAGGAGGAAAAGATGACGCCCTGGATGGGCGCGTTGATGGACAACCTCGAGGTGCTTGCCAAGACCGATGGCGGCGGTGGTTCGTGGGAGCGTGCCGCGACCAACGACCTGCTGCAATCGCGCATCAAGATCCGGTCACTCAACTTCATGCGGGGCCGGACCTTCCAGAACAAGTTCGTCATCATCGACGAGGCGCAGAACCTCACCGCCAAGCAGATGCGCACCCTGATCACCCGCGCCGGCCCGGGGACCAAGATGGTCTGCCTGGGCAACATCGCGCAGATCGACACCCCCTATCTCACCGAGACCAGTTCGGGGCTGACCTTCGTGGTCGACCGCTTCCGCGGCTGGCCCCACGGGGCGCATGTAACGCTGACCCGCGGCGAACGCTCGCGCCTGGCCGAATTTGCCGCCGACGTGCTCTAA
- a CDS encoding peroxiredoxin has translation MSSQSTATPSPEPRPGQPAPDFTGLTTDGATLGLADLRGAPLVLYFYPRDNTPGCTTEARDFQAALPAFEAAGAQVVGVSNDDATSHRKFCDKQGIEFPLIADTDRSISQAFNVLRMKNMFGKRFEGIERSTFLIDADGVIRQAWRKVKVPGHVEAVLEAVKAL, from the coding sequence ATGAGTAGCCAGAGCACCGCCACGCCCTCCCCCGAACCCCGTCCGGGCCAGCCAGCCCCGGATTTCACTGGTCTGACCACCGACGGCGCGACGCTGGGATTGGCCGATTTGCGCGGCGCCCCGCTGGTGCTCTACTTCTACCCGCGTGACAACACCCCCGGCTGCACCACCGAGGCACGCGACTTCCAGGCGGCCCTGCCCGCCTTCGAGGCGGCCGGGGCCCAGGTCGTGGGCGTGTCGAACGATGATGCGACCAGCCATCGCAAGTTCTGCGACAAGCAGGGCATCGAGTTCCCGTTGATCGCCGACACGGACCGCTCGATCAGTCAGGCCTTCAACGTCCTGCGCATGAAGAACATGTTCGGCAAGCGCTTCGAGGGCATCGAGCGCAGCACGTTTCTCATCGACGCCGACGGCGTGATCCGGCAGGCCTGGCGCAAGGTCAAGGTGCCGGGTCACGTCGAGGCGGTACTCGAGGCGGTCAAGGCCCTTTAA
- a CDS encoding LysR family transcriptional regulator, with product MADRRLKVFNTVARLLSFTKAAEALHMTQPAVTFQVRQLEEHFDTRLFDRTHNRVTLTDVGHTVYEISERIFELYDEMDRRVKEMTGEIGGALNIGASMTVAENMLPALLGNFRQEHPDLSVRLKVGNTESVVSMVEHNVVDLALVEGSVTNKNLLVETCRRDELVVIMPPEHELAGYGDEGVPVEKLAKYPFICREEGSGTREVVLSYMNDQGQSEGWDVCMELGSPEAIKGAVEAGMGLSIMSSAGISKELKLGLLTAVPLKPRLYRDFSFVRQRHKFRLPAMEQLLEFSRHYCRDSTPMHDLEVIQHTANGEEA from the coding sequence ATGGCCGATCGTCGCCTCAAGGTTTTCAACACCGTTGCCCGCCTGCTGAGCTTTACCAAGGCAGCCGAGGCGCTGCACATGACGCAGCCGGCGGTGACGTTCCAGGTTCGGCAGCTCGAAGAGCATTTCGATACCCGCCTGTTCGATCGGACGCACAACCGCGTGACGCTTACCGACGTCGGGCACACGGTCTACGAGATCTCCGAGCGGATCTTCGAGCTCTATGACGAGATGGACCGACGGGTCAAGGAGATGACCGGTGAGATCGGCGGCGCGCTCAATATCGGCGCAAGCATGACGGTGGCCGAGAACATGCTGCCCGCCCTGTTGGGCAACTTCCGCCAGGAGCACCCCGATCTGTCCGTGCGCCTGAAGGTGGGTAACACCGAATCCGTGGTCTCGATGGTCGAGCACAACGTGGTCGACCTGGCCCTGGTCGAGGGCAGCGTCACCAACAAGAACCTGCTGGTCGAGACCTGCCGCCGGGACGAACTGGTGGTGATCATGCCGCCCGAGCACGAGCTCGCCGGCTATGGTGATGAAGGCGTGCCGGTTGAGAAGCTGGCGAAGTACCCCTTCATCTGCCGTGAAGAAGGCTCTGGCACCCGCGAGGTGGTTCTTTCCTACATGAACGACCAGGGTCAGTCCGAGGGCTGGGATGTGTGCATGGAATTGGGCAGTCCCGAGGCGATCAAGGGAGCCGTGGAGGCCGGCATGGGCCTGTCGATCATGTCGTCGGCGGGCATCAGCAAGGAGCTCAAGCTGGGCCTGTTGACGGCCGTGCCGCTCAAACCGCGGCTGTACCGTGACTTCTCCTTCGTGCGCCAGCGCCACAAGTTCCGCCTGCCGGCGATGGAGCAGTTGCTGGAGTTCTCGCGTCATTACTGCCGTGACAGCACGCCGATGCACGATCTGGAAGTGATCCAGCACACGGCGAACGGCGAAGAGGCCTGA